The proteins below come from a single Natrinema sp. SYSU A 869 genomic window:
- a CDS encoding nicotinate phosphoribosyltransferase — protein sequence MSNPFGTVPPAAILEGEATDAYFERTRATLEHAGKNPHVVAEVTADQFPTGSFDVFTGVKDIATLFEGRDVTVDALPDGQLFDGGPVLRIEGSYLEFAELETSLLGFLSQPSGFATAALEARLAAPDSLVLSFGARHVHPSIASTVERAALLAGLDGFSHVAAGEILGREAGGTMPHALMFCFGEGNQAAAWTAFDEAVGEDVPRIALVDTFWDEKSESLLAAETLGDDLDGVRIDTTSSRRGDFRHIIREVRWELDARGHEDVDIFCSGGLEPDSIRNLCDVADGFGVGSHITGADSVDFSLDIVEISEGSEDLSSSRTQSGDEGEPISKRGKLSGVKDVYRTPAGGHHIALADGDGPDEGDSLLEPLVCDGEIVREFDLEDATERCLEDADAVDFDGSTA from the coding sequence ATGTCAAATCCGTTCGGAACCGTTCCTCCGGCAGCGATTCTCGAGGGGGAAGCCACGGACGCCTACTTCGAGCGCACGCGGGCCACGCTCGAGCACGCGGGCAAGAACCCCCACGTCGTCGCCGAAGTGACCGCCGACCAGTTCCCGACCGGCAGCTTCGACGTCTTCACCGGCGTGAAAGACATCGCGACGCTGTTCGAGGGACGGGACGTCACCGTCGATGCGCTCCCAGACGGCCAACTGTTCGACGGCGGGCCCGTTCTCCGGATCGAAGGGTCGTACCTCGAGTTCGCTGAACTCGAGACCTCGCTGCTGGGCTTTCTGTCACAGCCGAGTGGCTTTGCGACGGCCGCGCTCGAGGCCCGACTGGCTGCGCCCGACTCGCTCGTGCTCTCCTTTGGCGCGCGTCACGTCCACCCCTCGATCGCGTCGACGGTCGAACGCGCCGCGCTGCTCGCCGGGTTGGACGGCTTCTCTCACGTCGCGGCGGGCGAAATTCTGGGCCGGGAGGCGGGCGGCACGATGCCCCACGCGCTCATGTTCTGCTTCGGCGAGGGGAATCAAGCCGCGGCCTGGACGGCGTTCGACGAGGCTGTCGGCGAGGACGTACCCCGAATTGCGCTGGTCGATACCTTCTGGGACGAGAAGAGCGAGAGCCTGCTAGCCGCCGAGACGCTCGGTGACGACCTCGACGGCGTCCGCATCGATACAACGAGTTCCCGCCGCGGCGACTTCCGACACATCATCCGCGAGGTCCGCTGGGAGCTCGACGCCCGCGGCCACGAGGACGTCGACATCTTCTGTAGCGGCGGGCTCGAGCCAGACTCGATCCGGAATCTATGCGATGTCGCCGACGGCTTCGGCGTCGGCAGCCACATCACCGGCGCTGACTCGGTGGACTTCAGCCTCGACATCGTCGAAATCAGTGAGGGATCGGAAGATCTCTCGAGCAGCCGGACACAGTCCGGCGACGAGGGCGAGCCGATCTCCAAGCGAGGCAAATTGTCGGGGGTTAAGGATGTCTATCGCACACCCGCGGGCGGCCACCACATCGCGCTCGCCGACGGCGACGGGCCCGACGAGGGTGACTCCCTGCTCGAGCCCCTCGTCTGCGACGGTGAGATCGTTCGGGAGTTCGATCTCGAGGACGCGACCGAGCGCTGTCTCGAGGACGCCGACGCGGTCGATTTCGACGGATCGACCGCGTAA
- a CDS encoding TIGR00296 family protein — protein MSQRQGADLSYEDGARAVELARESVESYVQHGQREQPGSMREAFYERTGAFVRLESTRGRGSLRGCAGGYRSDDQLGHVIVDAAIEAASEDSCGSEVSPSELPNLTVSVCTVKNVILTDDPLADLELGTHGVAIDGGEGGWLYPTVPVQNNWSAREYLDRTCRKAKLAPGAWQNDDVVVTLFEGQVFREREADGSIEEV, from the coding sequence ATGTCCCAGCGACAGGGCGCTGACCTCTCCTACGAAGACGGGGCTCGCGCAGTCGAACTCGCGCGTGAATCCGTCGAATCTTACGTACAACACGGGCAACGAGAACAACCGGGCAGCATGCGCGAAGCCTTTTACGAGCGAACCGGGGCGTTTGTTCGTCTCGAGTCAACCCGCGGCCGGGGGAGCCTGCGGGGCTGTGCGGGCGGCTACCGCTCGGACGACCAGCTCGGCCACGTCATCGTCGACGCGGCGATCGAGGCCGCTAGCGAGGACTCCTGTGGCTCAGAAGTGAGCCCGTCGGAACTACCGAACCTCACGGTCTCGGTCTGTACCGTCAAGAACGTCATCCTGACGGACGATCCGCTAGCCGACCTCGAGCTCGGCACACACGGCGTCGCCATCGACGGCGGCGAGGGCGGCTGGCTTTACCCGACGGTCCCGGTCCAGAACAATTGGAGCGCACGGGAGTACCTCGATCGAACCTGCCGGAAAGCGAAACTCGCACCGGGGGCCTGGCAGAACGACGACGTCGTCGTCACGCTGTTCGAAGGGCAGGTCTTCCGCGAGCGCGAAGCCGACGGGAGCATCGAGGAAGTCTAA
- a CDS encoding bacterio-opsin activator domain-containing protein, whose amino-acid sequence MSLFGEFHVPAEAFALADTLEAAPELVIETERVVATDEVLTPYFWVSGEDGVRFEDVAADDPSIRNLRHIDDVDRAALYRAEWTANVGSIVFAYTTIGATILEAAAQHKEWELSMRFNNRDRLDQFREYCDDHDVPFHLNKLYEHAHPRAGGQYGLTKKQHDALVTAWEMDYYRSSDVSLTDVADSIGISQQSLSRRLQRGYDNLIQHALAVTPPTEEPQLED is encoded by the coding sequence ATGAGCCTCTTCGGCGAGTTTCACGTTCCTGCCGAAGCCTTCGCCCTCGCCGACACGCTCGAGGCCGCCCCCGAACTCGTCATCGAAACCGAGCGCGTCGTCGCGACGGACGAGGTCCTCACGCCGTACTTCTGGGTCTCCGGGGAGGACGGGGTCCGATTCGAAGACGTCGCTGCGGACGATCCATCGATTCGGAACCTTCGCCACATCGACGACGTCGACCGTGCAGCCCTGTACCGAGCCGAATGGACGGCGAACGTCGGGTCCATCGTGTTCGCCTATACGACAATCGGCGCGACGATCCTCGAAGCCGCCGCCCAGCACAAGGAGTGGGAACTCAGTATGCGGTTCAACAATCGGGATCGCCTCGACCAGTTTCGGGAGTACTGCGACGACCACGACGTCCCCTTTCATCTCAACAAGTTGTACGAACACGCCCACCCGCGTGCGGGCGGCCAGTATGGACTGACGAAGAAACAACACGATGCCCTCGTTACAGCCTGGGAAATGGACTACTATCGGTCGTCCGATGTCTCGCTCACGGACGTCGCCGACAGTATTGGAATCAGTCAGCAGTCGCTGTCTCGCCGCCTGCAGCGCGGCTACGACAACCTCATCCAGCACGCACTGGCCGTCACACCGCCGACCGAGGAACCACAACTCGAGGACTGA
- a CDS encoding histone deacetylase, with the protein MQFGYSELCLAHDPGSRHPESPDRLRAIRERLKKKHGVEYVEADPCELDRMAAVHEREYLESVREFCADGGGSWDPDTTAVEETWDAARRSAGLACWAAEEALDGATGRDTPFSIGRPPGHHAIYDNAMGFCFINNVAVAAQHALDRDASDVDRVAILDWDVHHGNGTQDIFYDRGDVFFVSLHEQGLYPGTGDVNEIGEGDGDGTTMNIPMPAGTDDCEYLAALEGPITAALTDFDPDLLLISAGFDAHRHDPISRIRLSTEAYALMSDRVRSLAEDTDAALAFVLEGGYGLDVLADSVALVHETFDGREPIEPDDEPGEKAESALEDVIDAHSLDITPDDF; encoded by the coding sequence ATGCAGTTCGGCTACAGCGAGCTCTGTCTCGCACACGATCCCGGTTCGCGCCACCCAGAGTCGCCGGACCGGCTACGGGCGATCCGGGAACGACTGAAGAAGAAACACGGCGTCGAGTACGTCGAGGCTGACCCCTGCGAACTCGACCGAATGGCGGCCGTCCACGAACGCGAGTACCTCGAGTCGGTCCGGGAGTTCTGTGCCGACGGCGGCGGCAGCTGGGACCCCGACACGACCGCCGTCGAGGAAACGTGGGACGCGGCCCGTCGGAGCGCGGGGCTCGCTTGCTGGGCCGCCGAGGAAGCCCTCGACGGTGCGACCGGTCGCGACACGCCGTTCTCGATCGGTCGCCCCCCGGGGCATCACGCCATCTACGACAACGCAATGGGGTTTTGCTTCATCAACAACGTGGCCGTCGCGGCCCAGCATGCCCTCGATCGCGACGCGTCTGACGTCGATCGGGTCGCGATCCTCGACTGGGATGTCCACCACGGCAACGGGACGCAGGACATCTTCTACGACCGCGGCGATGTCTTCTTCGTCTCGCTTCACGAACAGGGGCTCTATCCAGGCACCGGCGACGTCAACGAAATCGGCGAGGGCGACGGCGACGGAACGACGATGAACATTCCGATGCCGGCCGGGACGGACGACTGCGAGTATCTGGCCGCGCTCGAGGGGCCGATCACCGCCGCGCTCACCGACTTCGATCCGGATCTGCTGTTGATCAGCGCTGGCTTCGACGCCCACCGCCACGATCCGATCTCGCGAATCCGCCTCTCGACGGAGGCCTACGCCCTGATGAGCGACCGCGTTCGATCCCTCGCCGAAGACACCGACGCGGCACTGGCGTTCGTCCTCGAGGGCGGCTACGGGCTGGACGTCCTCGCCGACAGCGTCGCGCTCGTTCACGAGACCTTCGACGGCCGTGAACCGATCGAACCCGACGACGAACCCGGCGAGAAAGCAGAGTCGGCGCTCGAGGACGTTATCGACGCGCACAGCCTCGACATTACTCCGGACGATTTCTAG
- the cca gene encoding CCA tRNA nucleotidyltransferase has translation MSEEDGDGVDCGSTSNQRGTHTDDGDKSDDRDGDSDLERVVAEIREQVTPDEDERARLREVADRLMDRAEAAATELCADTDVLQVGSTARNTWISGDRDIDIFVRFPSALDRETLEEYGLEVGHATLPNGHEEYAEHPYVKGEIDGFDIDVVPCFRLESATEIRSAVDRTPFHTQYLKQRLDDDLAGEVRVTKQFLKGIGVYGSDLRTRGFSGYLTELLVCEYGGFRPLLEAAADWRPPVEIDPEDHASAREMALPSRDEEGDDAGLQFDDPLVVIDPTDPERNVAAVCSRANVARFQHYARELLDSPRLGPFEYDESEPLSESELREHLERRATTPVAIRFEAPDLVEDQLYPQLQKSLEGITRGLNDRSFDVFRATAIAGETAVIFVELAISERPAVERHEGPPIHVRDHANGFYDAYADDPDAYGPFIEDDRYVTERDREFTTAREFLESDRLFDVGLGAHVETTLEDGYEVLVDDEITVLLAEFGTELADYFTPRP, from the coding sequence ATGAGCGAGGAGGACGGCGACGGCGTTGACTGCGGTTCCACGAGCAATCAGCGCGGGACACATACTGATGATGGCGACAAGTCCGACGATCGAGACGGTGATAGCGATCTCGAGCGGGTCGTCGCCGAGATTCGGGAACAGGTCACGCCGGATGAGGACGAACGCGCACGGCTCCGCGAGGTGGCCGATCGGCTCATGGACCGTGCCGAAGCAGCGGCGACGGAGCTGTGTGCCGACACCGACGTCTTACAGGTCGGCTCGACCGCCCGAAACACGTGGATCAGCGGCGACCGCGATATCGATATCTTCGTTCGCTTTCCGTCGGCGCTTGACCGCGAAACGCTCGAGGAGTACGGCCTCGAGGTCGGTCACGCGACCCTCCCCAACGGACACGAAGAGTACGCTGAACATCCCTATGTCAAGGGCGAAATAGATGGGTTCGACATCGATGTTGTCCCCTGCTTTCGGCTCGAGTCGGCCACCGAGATTCGCTCGGCGGTCGATCGCACGCCATTTCATACCCAGTACCTCAAACAGCGACTGGATGACGACCTCGCCGGGGAGGTTCGCGTCACCAAACAGTTTCTCAAGGGAATCGGCGTCTACGGGAGCGACCTCCGGACGCGAGGATTCAGCGGGTATCTCACGGAACTGCTCGTCTGCGAGTATGGCGGCTTTCGGCCGCTGCTCGAGGCCGCGGCCGACTGGCGTCCACCGGTCGAAATCGATCCCGAGGATCACGCCAGTGCGCGCGAGATGGCACTGCCATCTCGAGATGAAGAGGGCGACGACGCTGGCCTCCAGTTCGACGATCCGCTGGTCGTCATCGATCCGACGGACCCCGAGCGCAACGTCGCCGCCGTCTGTTCGCGGGCGAACGTCGCTCGCTTCCAGCACTACGCCCGGGAACTCCTCGACTCTCCCCGGCTCGGCCCCTTCGAATACGACGAGTCGGAGCCGCTGTCCGAATCAGAGCTACGCGAGCATCTCGAGCGCCGTGCCACTACTCCCGTGGCCATCCGATTCGAGGCACCCGATCTCGTCGAAGATCAGCTCTACCCGCAACTACAGAAATCTCTCGAGGGAATCACCCGGGGGCTGAACGATCGTAGCTTCGACGTCTTTCGGGCGACGGCGATCGCCGGCGAGACCGCCGTCATCTTCGTCGAGCTCGCTATCAGCGAGCGCCCCGCAGTCGAGCGCCACGAGGGGCCGCCGATCCACGTTCGTGACCACGCGAACGGGTTCTACGACGCATATGCGGACGACCCGGACGCCTACGGTCCCTTCATTGAGGATGACCGATACGTCACCGAACGCGACCGAGAGTTCACCACTGCACGCGAGTTCCTCGAAAGCGACCGGCTCTTCGACGTGGGACTGGGCGCGCATGTCGAAACGACACTCGAGGACGGCTACGAGGTACTGGTCGATGACGAGATCACTGTCCTGCTCGCGGAGTTCGGGACGGAACTCGCGGACTACTTCACACCGCGTCCCTGA
- a CDS encoding histone yields MNVELPFAPVDTIIRRNAGDLRVSADASKELATQIQEHGSELAIDAAEEATADGRKTLMAQDFGVETVVDKDDLELPVAPVDRIARLEIDNRYRVSMDARVALADILEDYADNVAQAAAILAHHADRRTITDDDIETYFSLFE; encoded by the coding sequence ATGAACGTCGAACTCCCGTTCGCCCCGGTGGATACGATCATCCGGCGAAACGCGGGCGATCTTCGGGTGAGTGCCGACGCGTCGAAGGAACTCGCAACGCAGATTCAGGAACACGGGAGCGAACTCGCGATCGACGCCGCCGAGGAGGCCACGGCAGACGGCCGAAAGACGCTCATGGCCCAGGATTTCGGCGTCGAGACGGTCGTCGACAAGGATGACCTCGAGTTACCCGTCGCCCCGGTCGATCGCATCGCCAGGCTGGAGATCGACAATCGCTATCGGGTCTCGATGGACGCCCGCGTCGCGTTGGCCGACATCCTCGAGGACTACGCGGACAACGTCGCGCAGGCGGCCGCGATCCTCGCACACCACGCCGACCGACGAACGATCACCGACGACGACATCGAGACGTACTTCTCGTTGTTTGAGTGA
- a CDS encoding single-stranded DNA binding protein translates to MSDIEGVYEDLEADVSLEKFREAVEAKVEQMGGLADEETAAMLVAHEVGESEVGGIADIEPGMEEAKFVAKVISIGEKRTFERDDEDEDGQVVNVEVADETGSVRAAFWDDHAEAAIEELEEGQVLRIKGRPKEGFSGVEISVDNVEPDPDTEVDVQVSDTYTVEDLSLGLSNVNLVGLLLDTDSVRTFDRDDGSEGKVSNLVLGDSTSRIRVTLWDEQADLATELEAGTTVEVIDGYVKERDGNLELHVGNRGAVEEVDEEVEYVPESTPIEDVEIDQVVDIAGVVRSADPKRTFDRDDGSEGQVRNIRVQDATDDIRVALWGDKADLNVGPGDEVALGDVEIQDGWQDDLEASAGWQSTITVLESDSSGSGAGTDDADVSSDENAGLSAFAGDEDGSDEGTTADGTGSTDSPDSADGTGGATTEADDTASADTGADDPSDGEELEFTGVVVQAGDPIVLDDGETTMSIATDVDVGLGEEVTARGVVRDGRLEANDVF, encoded by the coding sequence ATGAGCGACATCGAGGGCGTATATGAAGACCTCGAGGCCGACGTTTCTCTCGAGAAGTTTCGCGAGGCCGTCGAGGCGAAAGTCGAGCAGATGGGGGGACTCGCGGACGAGGAGACGGCGGCGATGCTCGTCGCTCACGAAGTCGGCGAGAGCGAGGTCGGCGGCATCGCCGACATCGAACCCGGAATGGAAGAGGCCAAGTTCGTCGCCAAGGTGATCTCGATCGGCGAGAAACGGACCTTCGAGCGCGACGACGAAGACGAGGACGGACAGGTCGTCAACGTCGAGGTCGCGGACGAGACCGGCTCCGTTCGAGCGGCCTTCTGGGACGACCACGCCGAAGCCGCCATCGAGGAACTCGAGGAAGGGCAGGTCCTGCGGATCAAGGGCCGACCCAAGGAGGGCTTTAGCGGCGTCGAGATCAGCGTCGACAACGTCGAACCCGACCCGGATACCGAGGTCGACGTGCAGGTCTCCGATACGTACACCGTAGAGGACCTCTCTCTTGGCCTCTCGAACGTCAACCTCGTCGGCCTACTTCTAGACACTGACAGCGTGCGCACGTTCGACCGCGACGACGGCTCCGAGGGGAAGGTCTCGAACCTCGTACTCGGTGATTCGACCAGTCGCATCCGCGTCACGCTGTGGGACGAGCAAGCCGATCTCGCAACGGAACTCGAGGCCGGAACGACCGTCGAGGTGATCGACGGCTACGTCAAGGAACGCGATGGCAACCTCGAACTCCACGTCGGTAATCGCGGTGCCGTCGAAGAAGTCGACGAGGAGGTCGAGTACGTCCCCGAGAGCACACCGATCGAGGACGTCGAAATCGACCAAGTGGTCGACATTGCGGGCGTCGTCCGCTCGGCCGATCCGAAGCGGACGTTCGACCGCGACGACGGCTCGGAGGGACAAGTCCGCAACATCCGCGTCCAGGACGCGACCGACGACATCCGTGTCGCCCTCTGGGGCGACAAGGCCGACCTCAACGTCGGGCCGGGCGACGAGGTCGCACTGGGCGATGTCGAGATTCAGGACGGCTGGCAGGACGACCTCGAGGCCTCCGCGGGCTGGCAGTCGACGATCACGGTCCTGGAGTCCGACTCGTCTGGGTCCGGCGCTGGCACGGACGATGCGGATGTCTCGAGCGACGAGAACGCCGGTCTGTCGGCCTTTGCCGGCGACGAAGACGGATCGGACGAGGGGACGACTGCGGACGGCACCGGTTCGACCGACTCGCCGGATTCAGCCGATGGAACTGGTGGGGCCACGACCGAGGCGGACGACACTGCTAGCGCCGATACCGGCGCTGACGACCCGTCCGACGGCGAGGAACTCGAGTTCACGGGCGTCGTCGTCCAGGCGGGCGACCCGATCGTTCTCGACGACGGTGAGACAACGATGAGCATCGCGACCGACGTCGACGTCGGCCTCGGTGAGGAGGTAACCGCCCGAGGGGTCGTCCGTGACGGCCGCCTCGAGGCAAACGACGTATTCTGA
- a CDS encoding HalOD1 output domain-containing protein, with amino-acid sequence MSTQYDVTGSQQVTAQIVEAVAAQKEVDPLDLQPLYEIVDPEALEALFAPTSAGTERDGRIEFTYAGCRVTLAAAGERTITVGDATTSGQDHNNSFGRQELLD; translated from the coding sequence GTGTCTACTCAGTACGACGTCACTGGTTCCCAGCAGGTGACCGCCCAGATCGTCGAGGCAGTCGCGGCCCAGAAGGAGGTCGACCCACTGGATCTGCAGCCGCTATACGAAATCGTCGATCCGGAGGCCCTCGAGGCGTTGTTCGCACCGACATCGGCCGGTACCGAACGGGACGGGCGGATCGAGTTTACGTACGCCGGCTGTCGGGTCACGCTCGCCGCTGCGGGGGAGCGAACGATTACCGTCGGGGACGCCACCACGTCGGGACAGGATCACAACAACAGTTTTGGCCGACAGGAATTACTGGACTGA
- a CDS encoding Hvo_1808 family surface protein yields MSRLRLFAVLALVVLSGCALPGSQSGFDTDRDLGHVGDYAHDDTFAFDADDGLSETQLEAVKYRSMARIEVVRGLKYDRDVSLEIVSRAEYRDQQAGGTGNASTFRNELWRGAFVVDGETDVKRAFDDLYDDSVQGYYVNNRIVIVADDTDDVRINRQTLVHELTHALQDQHFGIRRESETIDGVRAENGLLEGEAGYVPQQYDRRCGDEWQCLPDYQPPTSSGEALTERPFNVGLFLSIYAPYAEGPPFVTDLYERGGWDAIDRAHDEPPRSTAQLIHPDRYPDTRPADVTISDRSSDDWRPITDGEGSGSDGGDDSDGTGNGEPRTETIGEATLFATLWANGVIDRPLTAGATDDSYNYSHPATEGWAGDSIQVYRNADEPTWTGHVWRLEWDRPADATEFADAYRRLLETRGAERVKSAGDGVYRIPDGEPFAGAYRVSGTGTTVEIVGAPAVDDLAAIHATEPESTPSPETAAALEPASTVDSAATAAP; encoded by the coding sequence ATGAGCCGGCTCCGGCTGTTCGCGGTGCTCGCGCTGGTCGTTCTCTCGGGCTGTGCACTCCCCGGGAGCCAGAGCGGGTTCGACACTGACCGCGATCTCGGGCACGTCGGCGACTACGCCCACGACGATACCTTCGCGTTCGATGCGGACGACGGACTCTCCGAGACACAACTCGAGGCGGTGAAATACCGTTCGATGGCCCGGATCGAAGTCGTCCGCGGGCTAAAGTACGACCGCGACGTCTCCCTCGAAATCGTGAGCCGAGCCGAGTATCGCGACCAGCAGGCGGGTGGGACCGGAAACGCGTCGACGTTTAGAAACGAACTCTGGCGGGGTGCGTTCGTCGTCGACGGCGAGACGGACGTCAAGCGGGCGTTCGACGACCTCTACGACGATTCGGTGCAAGGCTACTACGTGAACAACCGGATCGTTATCGTTGCAGACGACACCGATGACGTTCGGATCAATCGCCAAACCCTAGTCCACGAACTGACGCACGCGCTACAGGACCAGCACTTCGGCATCAGACGCGAGAGCGAGACAATCGACGGCGTCCGCGCCGAAAACGGGCTTCTCGAGGGCGAAGCGGGGTACGTCCCCCAGCAGTACGATCGCCGTTGCGGGGACGAGTGGCAGTGTCTCCCCGACTACCAGCCGCCGACGTCTTCGGGCGAAGCGCTAACCGAGCGCCCGTTCAACGTCGGGCTCTTCCTCTCGATCTACGCCCCCTACGCCGAGGGTCCGCCGTTCGTCACCGACCTCTACGAACGCGGCGGCTGGGACGCTATCGACCGCGCCCACGACGAGCCGCCCCGGAGCACCGCACAACTGATCCACCCCGACCGCTATCCCGATACCCGCCCGGCCGACGTCACTATCTCTGACCGTTCGAGCGACGACTGGCGTCCCATCACGGACGGTGAAGGCAGTGGCAGCGACGGCGGAGACGATAGTGACGGGACCGGTAACGGCGAGCCCCGGACGGAGACGATCGGCGAGGCGACGCTGTTCGCGACGCTCTGGGCCAACGGTGTGATCGATCGCCCACTCACCGCGGGCGCGACCGACGACTCGTACAACTACTCGCATCCCGCGACTGAGGGCTGGGCCGGCGACAGCATTCAGGTCTACCGGAACGCAGACGAGCCGACTTGGACCGGCCACGTCTGGCGACTCGAGTGGGACCGCCCGGCGGACGCGACTGAGTTCGCCGACGCGTACCGCCGGCTCCTCGAGACCCGCGGAGCCGAGCGGGTCAAGTCTGCCGGCGACGGCGTCTACCGGATTCCGGACGGCGAACCCTTCGCCGGCGCATATCGCGTCTCGGGAACCGGAACGACGGTCGAGATCGTCGGCGCGCCGGCCGTTGACGACCTTGCAGCGATTCACGCTACGGAACCCGAATCGACGCCATCGCCCGAGACTGCGGCCGCTCTCGAGCCGGCGAGCACTGTTGACTCGGCGGCGACTGCCGCTCCGTAA
- a CDS encoding MogA/MoaB family molybdenum cofactor biosynthesis protein: MTNDSDERRSTDDHGHDIIDPLYVGIVTVSSSRAGEDDPDDPGGDTIQDCFKDAGHEVRKRLLVRDDYSAIRTAVRGLVARQDIDVVCTTGGTGVTVDDVSPEATSSLFERELPGFGELFRSLSWDEVGTRAMASRATAGIAVDTPVFCLPGSKSACETACEELIVPETPHLAGLATRHRTGTTDQTLAEYQDE, translated from the coding sequence ATGACCAACGATAGCGACGAGCGACGGAGTACCGACGATCACGGTCACGACATCATTGACCCGCTCTATGTCGGAATCGTCACCGTCTCAAGTTCGCGCGCGGGCGAAGACGACCCGGATGATCCGGGCGGGGATACCATTCAGGACTGTTTCAAGGACGCAGGTCACGAGGTTCGAAAGCGATTGCTGGTCCGGGACGACTACTCGGCAATCCGGACCGCCGTCAGAGGCCTCGTCGCGCGTCAGGATATCGACGTCGTCTGTACTACCGGCGGCACCGGCGTCACCGTTGACGACGTCTCCCCCGAGGCGACATCGTCCCTATTCGAGCGGGAGCTGCCGGGATTCGGCGAATTGTTCCGCTCGCTGTCGTGGGACGAAGTCGGAACGCGAGCCATGGCTTCGCGCGCGACGGCAGGGATCGCCGTCGACACGCCGGTTTTCTGTCTGCCCGGGAGCAAGAGCGCCTGCGAAACCGCCTGCGAGGAACTGATCGTCCCCGAGACGCCACACCTCGCTGGACTGGCGACGCGTCATCGCACCGGGACGACCGACCAAACGCTCGCGGAGTATCAAGACGAGTAG